The DNA window GGAAATCGACAAAGAACGTCGATTCCCACATTACGCACCGCACGACGACGAAGGATTATTCAACAAGTACTTCAACAGATAGGCCTATACTGACATTTCTAATGGGCTAGCCACCCTGTCATTTCTAATGAGCTACAACAATTGTCACACCGAAGGGAGCGCACTATCGCCTGGCCGTAAGCTGTCTCCTCGCTCGATCTTTGGCGTATCCTAAAGGTGTATGGCGTTCCCTGTAAAAGTCTGCGTGGTCTGTTCTGAGGAGTTTGAGTTGAAGCCCAATAAGCCTGGCTTCGCAAACCGGTGCCCTAGCTGCAGTGAGCCAGAGTCGCAGGACTCAGGTGGCAAGCAAAGCATGGATGCGGACGAACGCAAAGCCAACGCTGAGGCGAACGAAGCCCGGCGTGCAGCGATGAAAGATCTGCTCTATCGAAAAGATCGCTGATTGCGGCATGACTGTAGGTTTTGAAGCTTCGCAAGAATTCGCCTGACGGTTGAACTACCTGGCCCCACCGCCCACAAAATGAACGAGTTCTACGCGGTCAGAATTGCTGACTTCGGTCTCCGCCCAGCTCGCTCTGGGCGCAATGGAGCCGTTGAGCTCAATCGCAACGCGATCGTCCTTGAGCCGGAGCGCTTCGATAAGCTTTGTGACAGTGGAACGACTCTCCAGCTCCGCGAAGACGCGAACCTGGCCGTTGAGGACAATTTCTAGTGCCATACGATTTTGAGAGTATCAGTTAGCCATGCGGTATGTTGATGGTCGACAGTACAACTCGGTGGAACACTACCCAGCTTAGGGTTCGGAACTTCTCTTGCCGATCTGGGTTCAAATTTTCGTAGCCTGCCGCGGAGGTCCCATGTCTCTACACGCAATCGGATCAAAGGCCTATTCGCTCATTGCCGGGCTCCTCATCCCTCTCTTGATTGCCCCAAACGGCAGCTATGGGCAATCCAGCGCAACAGCCCCTTTGGCGAAGCCGGCAAAGGTCGCTCAACTTAGTTCCGACGAGAAGTTGTTGCTTGTCCTGAACCGGTTTACCTATGGACCACGGCCGGGCGACATGGAAAAGTTGCGCGCGATGGGCTTGCAGGCCTGGTTTAACCGCCAACTGGCTCCTCAGACGATCGATGACAGTGATCTGGATCGACGGCTGGCGCGCTTTCCTGCGATGCAGCTCCCCCTTCCGCAGTTGATGGCGCTCTACCCCAATCGGCAGGCAATCCGGAAAGAGATGAATGGCAGAATGGATCGCCCTGGCGGTCAGATAGCGAACGCGATCTACAGAAACTCCATCGAGCGCTACAAAGACAAGTTGAAGAACAAGGCCGGTGAGGGCGAGCAAGGCCGGATGGCTGACGATCAGCCTCTGTCGCTTCCCCAGGATGCCGCGACGCTGATCGCGATGACCCCAGAGAGCCGTTTCGGTGCGCTTTGCAAGTTCACGCCCCAGCAGCTCACCGAGCTGCGTCGCTCTGCCCAACCTGCAGATCGAATCCGCCTGGTTGAGGGATTTACGCCGCAGCAGTTCGAGGCGCTGGCTGCCTTTGAATCTCCCGTAGGACTTGTGGGAGCCGAAGATGTGCAGACCAAACTCCTTCGCGACATCTACAGCGAGCGGCAGCTAGATGAAGTAATGGTTGACTTCTGGCTAAATCACTTCAATGTTTACATGAAGAAATCGCAGGATGCTCCTTATTATATTGAGAGTTACGAGCGTGATGTGATTCGACCGCACGCGCTTGGGAGTTTTGAGAGCCTGCTGGTTGCGACGGCTGGAAGTCCGGCGATGCTGAACTACCTCGACAACGCGCAAAGCGTCGGACCCAAGTCCTTGTTCGCGATGCGAGCCGGAATGCGGCCTGGGCAGCCTAAAAAACAGACGGGTCTCAATGAGAACTACGCCCGTGAACTTATGGAGTTGCACACGCTCGGCGTGAACGGCGGCTACACCCAGAAGGACGTGACCGAGGTGGCGAAGGTGTTCACCGGATGGACGGTTGGGTCGCCTGAGAAGGGCGGAGTTTCCTCGCGGGCGGAGTTCGACGAGACCAAGCACGAGCCCGGATCGAAGATGGTGCTTGGCGTGAAGATCAAAGAGAACGGGGAGAAGGAAGGCGTCGAGGTCTTGCACCTGCTGGCGACAAGCCCGCAGACGGCTCGCTTCATCTCCATGAAACTCGCCGTCCGGTTCGTGTCGGACGACCCTCCCCAGGCGCTTGTCGATCGGATGACGAAGACATTTCTTTCGTCCCATGGCGACATCCGCAAGATCTTGCTCGCGATGGTGAACTCTCCGGAGTTCTTCACCACGGCAACCTATCGCGCCAAGGTAAAGACGCCACAGGACTTCGTGATCTCGGCGATTCGCGCTT is part of the Granulicella aggregans genome and encodes:
- the thiS gene encoding sulfur carrier protein ThiS, yielding MALEIVLNGQVRVFAELESRSTVTKLIEALRLKDDRVAIELNGSIAPRASWAETEVSNSDRVELVHFVGGGAR
- a CDS encoding DUF1800 domain-containing protein, producing the protein MSLHAIGSKAYSLIAGLLIPLLIAPNGSYGQSSATAPLAKPAKVAQLSSDEKLLLVLNRFTYGPRPGDMEKLRAMGLQAWFNRQLAPQTIDDSDLDRRLARFPAMQLPLPQLMALYPNRQAIRKEMNGRMDRPGGQIANAIYRNSIERYKDKLKNKAGEGEQGRMADDQPLSLPQDAATLIAMTPESRFGALCKFTPQQLTELRRSAQPADRIRLVEGFTPQQFEALAAFESPVGLVGAEDVQTKLLRDIYSERQLDEVMVDFWLNHFNVYMKKSQDAPYYIESYERDVIRPHALGSFESLLVATAGSPAMLNYLDNAQSVGPKSLFAMRAGMRPGQPKKQTGLNENYARELMELHTLGVNGGYTQKDVTEVAKVFTGWTVGSPEKGGVSSRAEFDETKHEPGSKMVLGVKIKENGEKEGVEVLHLLATSPQTARFISMKLAVRFVSDDPPQALVDRMTKTFLSSHGDIRKILLAMVNSPEFFTTATYRAKVKTPQDFVISAIRASGAEVESAGAISNVIADLGMPVYGMQTPNGYSMKADPWNSSASLIARLNFALALSSNRVVGVKVDWSKLLDASEGGKSGAELGPEEKESKLEANLIHMAASERTRGAILAQVTSDPEQQQASLKQVAVVDRKRDPLALGTPGLRGAVPLPTDTQASLAAGLLFGSPEFQRR